A window of Periplaneta americana isolate PAMFEO1 chromosome 7, P.americana_PAMFEO1_priV1, whole genome shotgun sequence contains these coding sequences:
- the LOC138702658 gene encoding galectin-8-like: MSQEVKEYDLKKIVIGTLPMPLVVGSVIEVNGEVLVQTIRFSLTLTCGPGLLDDLALYFSPRFDQNIVIRNSRLRGHWGEEECTAPVRNPFRNGAKFQVMILSTATEFMVAVNGIHFCAYRFRTLPGKVETIQVHGNVLTEAIAYGMVGYYPVLREGLADPVITLSPLRPLSEIFSDVVSTPITAILSSGFVPENELEIVGRVKILPISFSIKLQTSVNTWPSPDILLDISPIFRNGSGYTIMNSFSRGKWRRGSKKPLYFMPGRPFSIKIAAQQDEYIVKVDGVNLASYKYMHNPRKVKCLKIEGDVKIKEINIT; encoded by the exons ATGTCACAGGAAGTAAAAGAATACGACCTA AAAAAGATTGTTATTGGCACTCTGCCCATGCCCCTTGTTGTTGGTAGCGTAATAGAAGTGAATGGTGAGGTCTTGGTACAGACCATAAG GTTTTCTTTGACACTGACTTGTGGACCTGGACTATTAGATGACTTGGCATTGTACTTCAGTCCTAGATTTGATCAAAATATTGTGATCCGTAACAGCCGATTAAGAGGTCATTGGGGTGAGGAAGAATGTACGGCTCCTGTGAGAAATCCTTTCCGTAATGGAGCGAAGTTTCAAGTGATGATTCTCTCCACTGCAACAGAATTCATG GTAGCTGTAAACGGGATTCACTTCTGTGCATATAGATTTCGCACCCTGCCTGGCAAAGTTGAGACTATTCAAGTCCATGGGAATGTGCTGACCGAAGCCATTGCATATGGTATGGTTGGATACTATCCTGTTTTACGAGAGGGTCTTGCAGATCCTGTAATAACCCTAAGTCCACTGAGGCCACTTTCTGAAATTTTCTCGGATGTTGTG TCCACACCTATTACGGCTATTCTTTCATCTGGATTCGTACCTGAAAATGAACTGGAAATAGTGGGGCGAGTGAAAATATTACCAATTTC TTTCAGTATAAAGCTGCAAACTTCAGTGAATACCTGGCCCTCCCCAGATATTCTTCTCGACATCAGCCCAATCTTCAGGAATGGATCAGGATATACAATAATGAATTCATTCAGCCGCGGAAAGTGGCGCCGTGGCAGTAAGAAGCCGCTTTACTTTATGCCTGGACGACCATTTAGCATTAAAATTGCAGCTCAACAAGATGAATACATTGTGAAGGTTGATGGTGTTAATCTTGCATCTTACAAATACATGCATAACCCAAGGAAAGtcaaatgtttaaaaattgaggGTGATGTGAAAATAAAGGAGATTAATATCACTTAA